The stretch of DNA ataactcagcctgcagccttgtgcctttatatgggcacagaacccctcagtgactgctaatatccttatcatttacagtagggggtacattatcccttataatacatgagtgatactcagagttccctgtataactcagcctgcagccttgtgcctttatatgggcacagaacccctcagtgactgctaatatccttatcatttacagtagggggtacattaccccttataatacatgagtgatactcagagttccctgtataactcagccggcAGCCTGTTGGCACATATTTATGTACCCCAGCTAAAACTGTTATAATAAATCAAAGTACAGTCATCTATTCTACATGTTCCAGCACTATCAAGCTATAAAGAAGCAATGTGGCGCCTCTGTGTTTGCTGAGATGCTGGTAGAAGATATTTATGCATCTGGGAGAGACGCTGtgctgggattctgggaaagCCTCTATTTTCTACAGAATGATTACCCTCACCCCAACCTGCTGGGGGCGCTGGATGAACTCACTCAAACAGGTAAGATATGAATCTTCTCATTTGATCAAATGCTTATAGTCATAGATGTTTGATTAGGTCTCCCTAGCTCTCAGCCTAACTGATCTATTCTGTAATCCCCTTTTGTAGGAGAAACTTTGGAGCAGAAAATTTTGTTGGACCTTCATGGACACGATCTGCCAGAACAACTAAAAGGTACAAAACTCTGGTGTAAGGTTGTACTGGTAATCTATCACTGATCCAGTAGGGTGATATACTGTTTAACCTATACAAGTGGCATTGCCATCATGACCAATAGAAAGAGGAGCTGTGCTGGGATAGAAGGAGGTGGTTCTTCTCCTATTGCTGTCAGGCCAGTACCAAAATGACTAAATAGTGGACTAATCCCTTGGCCAAAAGCATAGTAACCCTCTGCCATCACTTGGAAATATGTTCTTGCCCTCTTACCTTTAGCCCTTTTGGTACATTGCTGGCCTTAAGCAGGTTCTGTGTGCCCTGGGCCACCAAAAGTATAGGAGGTTGCACACATGTTTATGGGAGGATATCTTTAATGTGAAAGGGATGATGGCCTCCATGCTTGTACAATAGCTTTAGGACAAGGACAGCAGTTGGCCACAACATTTTTCTCTTAATGAAATAATCATTTCATTCCAAAGCCTGCCAGATGGAGCATAAACAATATCTACTGGAGAAAACCCAGAATCTTGAGGAGCACACAGTCCCAGGTACAAGCCAGAAGCCCCAACGTTTCCATATCTCTGAACGCTATTTGGACCTCATTGTAGCCTCAGGACACCACTTCAGGGAGCGCACCCAGCACGAGGTCATTGAGACAGGGGGGAAACACGAGCACTATTTACAAAAAGTCCATAGCAATTTGGAACGCATTGCGCCAAACCGACTCTTCCGCTGGTGTCACAGACTTAGGTGCACACCACATGCCGTCATAGTGTGTGGCGTCCCAGGAGTGGGGAAGACCACCCTAATGCAGAAGTTTGTCTATGACTGGATAGCTGGGGAACTCTACCagagatttgcctttgtcttctTCTTCAAGTTCCGGACGCTCAATACAAAGGAAGAAGTTAGCCTTCAGAAAATAATCCTTGACGAATATCCACATCTGCATAAGAACCTCTCGGAAATCCTACAGGATCCCCAAAAactgctttttatatttgatggGTTAGACGAGAGCGCCCACCAGATGGATTTCCAGTCAAGTGAACTGTGTGCCAGCCCCCACAGCCTTAGACATCTCAATGTCATTGTGGTCAGCTTGGTGAGCCAGTCTCTTCTGAAAGGATGTTCTGTTTTAATAACAAGTAGACCCACCAGACTGGCTTCCATAGACACCAAGGTCTTCCCACGTGTCTGCGAGATCATGGGGTTTTTCCCCAGGCAAAGAGAAATGTACTTCCAACATTTTTTTGGAAACCAAGACATAGCTAAGAAGGCTTTCCATTATGTGAGGGAGAACGGGATGCTGTACACATTCTGCTACATCCCATCCTACTGCTGGATCATCTGTACCGTCTTATCCATGTGTTTTAAAGATACTAAAAAAATTGTTCAACTCCTACCCAAAACAGTGACACAACTTTTTGTGGTCTATGTCTCCAACATACTGTCTAACCACAGCCAGGATCTGGACCGTGCTAAAGAACTTCTGACATCCATTGGCTGGATGGCAGAGCATGGCGTCATGAACCATAATCTTGAATTTGAGGAAGGAGATTTAGCAACTTTCCATGTGACTTTTTCCTCTAAACTCTTGTCTAGTTTCATGGTAGAATCCGCCCACTCTCAAGGTGTCACCTACTCGTTTTTTCATCTCACGATTCAAGAGTTTTTGGCAGCCTTGGTTCATTATCTTGATTATTCTGCTGAAAGGTTAAAGGAAGCTGTTGAAAAAGCCCAAGCGTTTGAGGATGGCCGAGGTGAAATATTCATTCGTTTTATCTCGGGTCTGTCTGACAGCTCAACCAGGTCCCTCTTAAAACCATACTTGGGGGACTTGTCCTCTGAAGCTTCTAGGGATGTCATAACCCTGTTAAAAGACATGACTCGTAGTGTAACCACCCATGAAGATGATGGTGTGGACAAAAGAAAAACCCTAAACATATACGCCTGCCTTTCTGAATCCAGGAATAAGGCTCTTGTATCTGATACTATTGGAAATAACACCATTTTTGAGTTCTCAGAGTTCCACCTGGCCCCTCTGGACTGTACCGTCTTGGCCTTCATCTTAGAATCCTACCAAGAAGTGGAGCGTCTAGACCTAGATGCTTGTTTTATACAGACGGAAGGTTTAGAGAGGTTGGCACCCATGTTACACAAGATCAAGGATCTCAGGTAGGACCATTGACCTTCATGTTCCTTCAGTTGTCTCCTAGCACCTTAAATGGTTTATGATGATTAAATCAAGCTAAGAATATggaataaatacaatattaaagATGGAGCAAACATTACTAAggcatctggttgccatggccaACATATATATCCCCATATTAGATCATTAGGACACCTTTCTTCTATTAGACATGAATATTGTGACATATTGTCCAGTTGGGTACCATGGCCATGCTTTGTGTGATCCCTGTAATATCCATACAAATGCAGTTCCATCTGTTCGTCTTTATAACCAGAACTAACAATGCTATATATCTTAAAcaccaacctttagccaatcaaAGGCTTCATAACAATTTtccctgcagcctttctcaaaataACCTGAAGAATGAAGATATGCCGATTATTTATTCCATCGTAACCCACTCGGAATGTCAAATCCAGAAACTGAGGTAAGTCTTCTAATTGGCTCATACAGTATTAGCCGGACAATGACCTACTGAGGAGAGGTGGGCCCACCTTCATTACTACTGCTGGTTGCAAGGCAACTGGTGAATGCTCAGAGCCAGTGTCAAACTGAGGTACCTGGGCCCACCACCCCAGCCACCCCCACATTGTATTATAAGGCTATATAAGGCTTGCATTTTTTAGGGTGAGGGGACCCCCACTGCCTTTAGAGTCAGCTGTTGTACAGGGAGAGTGTTAAGGGGTTTTATTGCAGATATCAATCACTTGATTGATTGGCTTTGTAGTGTATATATCTTATAGCTCCTATATTGGTTGCTAATACTCTGTATTCCTCCCATTCCCATCTAGATACATTCCAAACCAATGTTCTCCATGTAGTTCTCCCAGCCCTTAGCTATATGCCTGCACCTCCGCCAACAAGTCCTCCATTTCCTCATTGCCACTTTATGGCAACTGCCATATTTCCTTACATCCATAGTACTTATTGCATTTTTCCCTTCAGTAAAAATACTAAGGGCAGATGTAACAAGTATCAAATATCTTTATAATCAGTAACCAGCACTTACTTGTCCTTTATTCTGTCTCATTCTGTTCAGTTTAAGGGAGAACGGCCTGACGGAGGAATGCTGTGGGCAGTTGGCCTGGGCCATCAATGAGAACACATCCCTGAGGGACCTGGATCTGTCCAAGAACAAACTGGCCGGGGAGGATTTCTATCAGTTGCTGACAGTTCTGTCTAAGCCAACGTGCAGGATAGAGTGTTTGGGGTGAGTATAATAGTATATGTGGGAGAGGGATAAGCTAGGGGAGGGcactacataataaataaatcccaCGCCATACAGCGCAGTGCCAGTATTAATGATAATTATGTTCCTGTTCCAGCCTCATGGAGATCAAGCTGACCCCCGAATATGCGCCGTCCCTGTGTTCTCTGACCAACAACGCCCAACTCACCCACCTCAACCTCAGCTACAATTTCCTTTCGGATACTGGGTCCTCCCATATAAAGGATCTGATAGTGGCCTCCCCTAGCCTGAAAGAGATCAGGTGAGTAGAGAATGACCATCCCATCTATTAACCCTGAGGCCAAAGCTCCCCAGTTTTACTAGCTCGGCGCAACATCTACTAGCCCAGTAACCCCCTTGTTCCCACAGCTCCCCAACTGTCTCCTGCAGTAACAGCCAATAACCCCCAACATTTACTCATTCCTCTATTTCTGTTCCAGGCTGGGCACAAATGACTTTTCTGAAGAAGTTCTTGCAGACCTTAGGAGAATGCAAACTCATCATCCAGGAGTAAACATTGAAATATGACAGCAGTAAAATGTACGGTGATGATCCCCCTTATGGTCAGACTTGCCGGACCAAACCAAGAATGTGCCGAACTGAGCTCAACTATGAGGAGCTGAAATATACAGAGACCAGCCTGTAAGGTGCCAAGCTGAAAGGTGCCCAGGAGGTGACTGGTGCTGCTATAGAGTCCTAGTCCGAGTCCTAGTGCTCCAGGGTGCCCATTGGCAGAACTGCCTTTGCCATACAGTGGAATTATGGAGAAGGTACCGCTACCTGCACTTTTAAAAATAACTCTTGGAAGGGACCTTGTTCTAAGAACTGTGGCTTTACATATCCCACCCAGAGTTTAACTGTCTGATTAAGAGACATTGCATTCTACTCTATTAGATGCCCAttgtatttttctttactttgcTTTTTCTATATAAAGCTCATTGTTGTTATATCTGTGTTATAGAATCTTATTTCCTAGTGGGATTACCTGGGGTGCATTCATTAGCATCCATTGGGTGGCAGCATtgactgctttcagctaacctattgtttctcctactcccatgtaactggaggagtcccaagccggacttggatttcttactattgagtgctattctgatacctactgggagctgctatcttgctcccttcccattgttctgctgatcggctgctgggggtgaggggggggggatatcactccaacttgcagc from Xenopus tropicalis strain Nigerian chromosome 8, UCB_Xtro_10.0, whole genome shotgun sequence encodes:
- the nlrp4 gene encoding NACHT, LRR and PYD domains-containing protein 3: MDEFRGRVITQDDVEIFRGHLSQYKMHQLGIFNEYFREDLAYIVETVDTLSILRELSFRGIVTVEHYQAIKKQCGASVFAEMLVEDIYASGRDAVLGFWESLYFLQNDYPHPNLLGALDELTQTGETLEQKILLDLHGHDLPEQLKACQMEHKQYLLEKTQNLEEHTVPGTSQKPQRFHISERYLDLIVASGHHFRERTQHEVIETGGKHEHYLQKVHSNLERIAPNRLFRWCHRLRCTPHAVIVCGVPGVGKTTLMQKFVYDWIAGELYQRFAFVFFFKFRTLNTKEEVSLQKIILDEYPHLHKNLSEILQDPQKLLFIFDGLDESAHQMDFQSSELCASPHSLRHLNVIVVSLVSQSLLKGCSVLITSRPTRLASIDTKVFPRVCEIMGFFPRQREMYFQHFFGNQDIAKKAFHYVRENGMLYTFCYIPSYCWIICTVLSMCFKDTKKIVQLLPKTVTQLFVVYVSNILSNHSQDLDRAKELLTSIGWMAEHGVMNHNLEFEEGDLATFHVTFSSKLLSSFMVESAHSQGVTYSFFHLTIQEFLAALVHYLDYSAERLKEAVEKAQAFEDGRGEIFIRFISGLSDSSTRSLLKPYLGDLSSEASRDVITLLKDMTRSVTTHEDDGVDKRKTLNIYACLSESRNKALVSDTIGNNTIFEFSEFHLAPLDCTVLAFILESYQEVERLDLDACFIQTEGLERLAPMLHKIKDLSLSQNNLKNEDMPIIYSIVTHSECQIQKLSLRENGLTEECCGQLAWAINENTSLRDLDLSKNKLAGEDFYQLLTVLSKPTCRIECLGLMEIKLTPEYAPSLCSLTNNAQLTHLNLSYNFLSDTGSSHIKDLIVASPSLKEIRLGTNDFSEEVLADLRRMQTHHPGVNIEI